One Papaver somniferum cultivar HN1 chromosome 10, ASM357369v1, whole genome shotgun sequence genomic window carries:
- the LOC113315244 gene encoding ankyrin repeat-containing protein NPR4-like isoform X1, giving the protein MGTRGSVATEGPRAKEICISVRQRSFNYAYCYKATEYGRDLKQYLTLLDAAMSNNWESAAQFIKNDPSSVNVAITVCGRTALHIAAGAGHSKFILKLVDHMSMEALELKDSYDGNTALHLAVISGLDDAVKAMVHKHGNLTRICNKNGSNPLLNAAIHVSVEHAEIIRFLCDEMKNEPSSFLGNSGAQLICNITRAGLYELATNLIHEHPSLATAQLDNGTTALDVIPEKDLSIPTAYEESTLSLLAYHQHCTITDKPASIFLKMLFCFGSKSKGFHRRKLKSYIVLELVNLVFEEITLMPREEMFQFFLGSNFLKTAAKNGSVGIIKMCIATYPDQLWLPREGRNIFQIAVENRQEKIFNYSYEHMNADEKILTTHIVESNGGNILHVAAKIAPPSRLNIYTSPVVQMQSEIIWFKKVEKRVPRALRNMRNKDGETPREVFTREHKHLVKTAEAYMIRTAESCLVVASLVATVAFAAAITLPGGTFSDSNATDEKGKPIFLGKKKFLAFMVADALALFSSTTTILLFLSIFIGNHNEGNFKEILPRRLKRGLGSLILSVLSVVIAFSIALYIILGDRYKWAPYLIVVAACYSLLISLKSLYILFVELDDIKGPVLYWAIPKDHKPNVRIVLKNV; this is encoded by the exons ATGGGAACAAGGGGGTCTGTTGCCACGGAAGGACCGCGTGCCAAGGAAATTTGTATTTCAGTAAGGCAGCGTAGTTTTAATTACGCATACTGTTATAAGGCTACAG AATATGGCAGGGACCTCAAACAATATCTGACTTTATTAGATGCTGCAATGAGTAATAACTGGGAATCAGCGGCACAGTTCATAAAGAATGACCCAAGTTCAGTGAATGTTGCGATCACAGTATGCGGGAGGACTGCATTGCATATTGCAGCTGGTGCAGGACACTCGAAATTCATACTAAAACTGGTCGATCACATGTCCATGGAAGCACTTGAATTGAAAGACAGTTATGATGGTAATACAGCTCTTCATCTTGCTGTAATTTCTGGCCTTGATGACGCTGTTAAAGCAATGGTGCATAAACATGGAAACTTAACACGTATATGCAACAAAAATGGGTCGAATCCGCTACTCAATGCTGCTATTCATGTCAGTGTAGAGCATGCAGAAATCATTAGATTCCTATGTGATGAAATGAAAAATGAACCAAGTTCCTTTCTAGGTAATTCGGGAGCTCAACTCATATGCAATATAACTCGTGCTGGTTTATACG AATTGGCAACTAATCTAATCCATGAACACCCGAGTTTAGCAACTGCACAATTGGACAATGGCACTACTGCGCTAGATGTTATACCAGAAAAGGATCTTTCGATTCCAACGGCCTATGAGGAATCGACACTGTCTCTCCTAGCAT ATCATCAGCATTGCACGATTACTGATAAGCCGGCATCTATATTTCTCAAAATGCTATTCTGCTTTGGCAGCAAATCTAAGG GCTTTCACCGTCGAAAACTAAAATCTTATATTGTCCTGGAATTGGTGAACTTAGTTTTTGAAGAAATTACGCTCATGCCCAGGGAAGAAATGTTTCAATTTTTCTTGGGATCGAATTTCCTGAAAACTGCCGCAAAAAATGGTTCAGTTGGAATCATAAAAATGTGTATTGCAACCTATCCGGATCAGCTTTGGTTACCCCGTGAAGGAAGGAACATATTTCAAATAGCCGTCGAAAACAGACAGGAAAAAATCTTTAATTACTCGTACGAACACATGAACGCAGATGAGAAGATTTTAACTACTCACATTGTAGAATCAAACGGCGGTAACATATTACATGTTGCTGCAAAAATTGCGCCTCCTTCTCGACTAAATATTTATACTAGCCCTGTTGTTCAAATGCAAAGTGAGATTATCTGGTTTAAG AAAGTGGAGAAGAGGGTACCACGTGCTTTACGAAATATGAGAAATAAGGACGGAGAAACTCCTCGAGAGGTTTTCACTCGGGAGCACAAACATTTAGTGAAAACGGCAGAGGCTTACATGATACGTACAGCTGAATCATGTCTAGTAGTGGCCTCTCTGGTAGCCACAGTTGCATTTGCGGCAGCAATTACACTACCTGGAGGAACTTTCAGTGACAGTAATGCAACCGATGAGAAAGGAAAGCCTATATTCTTGGGAAAGAAGAAGTTCCTTGCATTCATGGTGGCTGATGCTCTGGCTCTCTTTTCTTCGACTACAACAATTCTTCTGTTCTTATCTATCTTTATTGGGAATCATAATGAAGGGAATTTTAAGGAAATATTGCCGAGAAGACTGAAGAGGGGTCTTGGAAGTCTCATCCTATCGGTATTGAGTGTGGTGATTGCATTTAGCATAGCACTTTATATCATACTTGGGGATAGATATAAATGGGCTCCATATCTGATAGTTGTGGCTGCCTGTTATAGTCTTTTAATATCTCTGAAGTCTCTATATATATTGTTTGTCGAATTGGACGACATCAAAGGACCAGTACTCTATTGGGCGATACCAAAAGATCACAAACCTAATGTACGTATTGTGTTGAAAAATGTCTAA
- the LOC113319536 gene encoding protein SHORT HYPOCOTYL IN WHITE LIGHT 1-like, producing the protein MAGTILISSSLLPYSPPKHLFSNIFFPLSINSQISSLKLLRNPTIRQQIRNPRINANNGGQSRRTSAAEELEEKFFGYEIEDEETDDDDEDEDDDDDDEIERESSMDLLFRFVQSMYKKLSKRAKKATRSILPPAISPPLVSFAVDGVFLLTSLSIVKALLQVVCTLGGTVFIVILMVRVIWATMSYFQSNVNASNQSNGNSYNSTIPAS; encoded by the exons ATGGCCGGAACAATCTTGATAAGCTCATCTCTTCTTCCCTATTCCCCTCCTAAACATCTATTCTCAAATATCTTCTTCCCTCTCTCCATAAACTCCCAGATATCCTCTCTAAAACTTCTCAGAAATCCAACTATTAGACAACAAATCAGAAACCCAAGAATTAACGCTAATAATGGTGGACAATCAAGAAGAACATCAGCAGCAGAAGAACTAGAAGAAAAATTCTTTGGttatgaaattgaagatgaagaaactgatgatgatgatgaagatgaagatgatgatgatgatgatgaaattgaaagaGAAAGTAGTATGGATTTACTTTTCAGATTTGTTCAGAGTATGTATAAGAAACTTTCTAAACGAGCAAAGAAAGCTACTCGGTCAATTTTACCTCCAGCCATTTCACCACCACTG gtttcatTTGCTGTGGATGGTGTTTTTCTATTGACTTCATTGTCTATTGTTAAAGCACTTCTTCAG GTTGTGTGCACACTAGGAGGTACAGTGTTCATTGTAATTCTTATGGTACGAGTGATTTGGGCAACAATGTCATATTTCCAATCAAATGTAAACGCTTCCAATCAGAGTAATGGAAATTCATACAATTCAACTATACCTGCGTCATAA
- the LOC113315244 gene encoding ankyrin repeat-containing protein ITN1-like isoform X2, translated as MGTRGSVATEGPRAKEICISVRQRSFNYAYCYKATEYGRDLKQYLTLLDAAMSNNWESAAQFIKNDPSSVNVAITVCGRTALHIAAGAGHSKFILKLVDHMSMEALELKDSYDGNSGAQLICNITRAGLYELATNLIHEHPSLATAQLDNGTTALDVIPEKDLSIPTAYEESTLSLLAYHQHCTITDKPASIFLKMLFCFGSKSKGFHRRKLKSYIVLELVNLVFEEITLMPREEMFQFFLGSNFLKTAAKNGSVGIIKMCIATYPDQLWLPREGRNIFQIAVENRQEKIFNYSYEHMNADEKILTTHIVESNGGNILHVAAKIAPPSRLNIYTSPVVQMQSEIIWFKKVEKRVPRALRNMRNKDGETPREVFTREHKHLVKTAEAYMIRTAESCLVVASLVATVAFAAAITLPGGTFSDSNATDEKGKPIFLGKKKFLAFMVADALALFSSTTTILLFLSIFIGNHNEGNFKEILPRRLKRGLGSLILSVLSVVIAFSIALYIILGDRYKWAPYLIVVAACYSLLISLKSLYILFVELDDIKGPVLYWAIPKDHKPNVRIVLKNV; from the exons ATGGGAACAAGGGGGTCTGTTGCCACGGAAGGACCGCGTGCCAAGGAAATTTGTATTTCAGTAAGGCAGCGTAGTTTTAATTACGCATACTGTTATAAGGCTACAG AATATGGCAGGGACCTCAAACAATATCTGACTTTATTAGATGCTGCAATGAGTAATAACTGGGAATCAGCGGCACAGTTCATAAAGAATGACCCAAGTTCAGTGAATGTTGCGATCACAGTATGCGGGAGGACTGCATTGCATATTGCAGCTGGTGCAGGACACTCGAAATTCATACTAAAACTGGTCGATCACATGTCCATGGAAGCACTTGAATTGAAAGACAGTTATGATG GTAATTCGGGAGCTCAACTCATATGCAATATAACTCGTGCTGGTTTATACG AATTGGCAACTAATCTAATCCATGAACACCCGAGTTTAGCAACTGCACAATTGGACAATGGCACTACTGCGCTAGATGTTATACCAGAAAAGGATCTTTCGATTCCAACGGCCTATGAGGAATCGACACTGTCTCTCCTAGCAT ATCATCAGCATTGCACGATTACTGATAAGCCGGCATCTATATTTCTCAAAATGCTATTCTGCTTTGGCAGCAAATCTAAGG GCTTTCACCGTCGAAAACTAAAATCTTATATTGTCCTGGAATTGGTGAACTTAGTTTTTGAAGAAATTACGCTCATGCCCAGGGAAGAAATGTTTCAATTTTTCTTGGGATCGAATTTCCTGAAAACTGCCGCAAAAAATGGTTCAGTTGGAATCATAAAAATGTGTATTGCAACCTATCCGGATCAGCTTTGGTTACCCCGTGAAGGAAGGAACATATTTCAAATAGCCGTCGAAAACAGACAGGAAAAAATCTTTAATTACTCGTACGAACACATGAACGCAGATGAGAAGATTTTAACTACTCACATTGTAGAATCAAACGGCGGTAACATATTACATGTTGCTGCAAAAATTGCGCCTCCTTCTCGACTAAATATTTATACTAGCCCTGTTGTTCAAATGCAAAGTGAGATTATCTGGTTTAAG AAAGTGGAGAAGAGGGTACCACGTGCTTTACGAAATATGAGAAATAAGGACGGAGAAACTCCTCGAGAGGTTTTCACTCGGGAGCACAAACATTTAGTGAAAACGGCAGAGGCTTACATGATACGTACAGCTGAATCATGTCTAGTAGTGGCCTCTCTGGTAGCCACAGTTGCATTTGCGGCAGCAATTACACTACCTGGAGGAACTTTCAGTGACAGTAATGCAACCGATGAGAAAGGAAAGCCTATATTCTTGGGAAAGAAGAAGTTCCTTGCATTCATGGTGGCTGATGCTCTGGCTCTCTTTTCTTCGACTACAACAATTCTTCTGTTCTTATCTATCTTTATTGGGAATCATAATGAAGGGAATTTTAAGGAAATATTGCCGAGAAGACTGAAGAGGGGTCTTGGAAGTCTCATCCTATCGGTATTGAGTGTGGTGATTGCATTTAGCATAGCACTTTATATCATACTTGGGGATAGATATAAATGGGCTCCATATCTGATAGTTGTGGCTGCCTGTTATAGTCTTTTAATATCTCTGAAGTCTCTATATATATTGTTTGTCGAATTGGACGACATCAAAGGACCAGTACTCTATTGGGCGATACCAAAAGATCACAAACCTAATGTACGTATTGTGTTGAAAAATGTCTAA